TCCCGAACCCCTTTTCGTGGCGGAGGTGTTGAAAGGGATTGGACGATAAGGACCGGATTTTCATGAAAAAGGCGCTGGAGCTGGCCGCGAGGGCCAGAGGCCGAACCAGCCCCAATCCGATGGTCGGCGCTGTCATCGTCAAGGACGGCTGTATCGTCGGGGAGGGATATCACGAGAGGGCGGGTCTGCCGCATGCCGAGGTGGTGGCACTGGAACAGGCAGGCGAGCTGGCGAAAGGAGCAACGCTCTACGTCACCTTAGAGCCCTGCTGTCACTGGGGCAGGACCCCGCCGTGCACGAGGGCCATCATCCGATCGGGCATAAAAAAGGTGATCGTCGCCACGCTCGATCCCAACCCCCTTGTCTCCGGAAAAGGGGTGGATGAGCTGCGACGAAACGGGATCGAGGTGGAGATCGGCCTGATGGAGGAGGAGGCTCGGAAACTCAACGAGTTCTTCTTCAAGCACATCACCACGGGTTTACCCTTCGTCATACTCAAGATCGCCATGAGCCTTGACGGGAAGATCGCAACCGCCACGGGTGAATCCCGATGGATAACCTCTCCCCAATCGAGAAGGATGGTGCATGGGCTCCGGGATCAGGTCGATGCCGTGATGGTCGGGATCGGGACCGTCCTGAAGGACGATCCCCAGCTGACGACAAGGCTGCCGGAGGGAGAGGGAAAGGATCCGATCCGCGTCATCTTGGACTCATACGCTCGAACGCCCCCAACCGCCAGGGTGATAAACCCCCGTAGCTCCGCCCCCACGATCATCGCCACAACCACGAAGGCCGATGGAGGAAAGATAAAGGCGTTGCGTGAGGCAGGCGCCGAGGTGGTGATCCTCAATGAGGATGAAGAGGGCAGGGTCGATCTGAAATCGCTTATGGAGTATCTCGGCGGAAGGTCTATCCAGAGCCTGCTGGTGGAGGGCGGATCAGAGGTGGCGGGCTCGATGCTCATGAAGGGGTTCGTGGATAAGGTGATGTTCTTCATCGCCCCGAAGATAATCGGCGGCGCGGATGCGCCGACGCCGATCGGGGGAATGGGCGTCCGAAGGCTTTCTGAGGCCATCACACTTAAGGAGGTCGAGGTGAAAAGGATCGGACCGGATATACTGATACAGGGGTATGTAGAGCGATGTTGATCGTAACCCTCCTTTGGCTCATCATGACATCGCCCCGGGAGTTCCCTATCTGCGACGCGCCGGGGGATCAGCTTTTCCCCTCAGCGGTGCTGGGCGAGGACGGGATGATCCTCATCTGGCTCGACGGCAGGGAGGGGAAGCCGACCCTCTTCGCACAGAAGATCGATCGAGAGGGGAGAAAACTCTGGAGGGAGGACGTTCCCCTTTGCAGATCGGGTGGGAAACTGTTCGCGCCACAGGCCGTCGCAGATGGATCAGGTGGAGCTATAGTTGTCTGGGTTGAGCTGAGAGGTAGGGACAAGGATATCTATGCCCAGAGGATCTCCGGCGATGGAAAGCTGTTGTGGGGTGAAAAGGGTAAACCGGTGTGCGTCGAGAAGGGGACACAGGATAACCTCATCCTGATCCCGGACGGGAGCGGCGGGGCGATCGTCGCATGGGAGGACTGGCGTAACGGCAATCAGGACATCTACGCCCAGAGGATCTCACACGAGGGCGATCCGGTCTGGAGCGAAAACGGCGTGCCGGTCTGCACTACCGCTGGAGGTCAATACGATCCCTTCTCGGCAGCGGACGAAGAGGGCGGAGCGGTGGTCGTGTGGTGGGATATCGCGGGGGATAGATGGGATATCAGAGCGCAGAGGATATCGAAGAGGGGTGAGAGGATGTGGGACCCCGAAGGGGTGCCGGTCTGCAGGGCGGCCGGTGGCAGAGGATCGCCCAGGGTGATCTCGGACGGTTCCGGCGGAGCCTTCGTCGTATGGGTGGATTACCGACGGGATAACGGCACTTTCAGAAACGGCGATATCTACGCCCAACACCTCGGTCCTGACGGGAGGATGTTGTGGGACGGGGGAGGGGTGGCGGTATGTGACGCTGACGGGAATCAACAGTCACCTATCGCCGTAAACGACGGCTCAGGCGGAATGGTCGTCGCCTGGTGGGACGAGAGGGACGTATATGCTGACGTCTACGCCCAGCACCTCGACGGCGATGGGAGGATACTCTGGGAGCAAAACGGCAAGCCGATATGTCAGGCTAGGGGAGTGCAGAAGGACGTGCATATAGTCCCCGCAGGAGATGATAAAACGGCGATATTCTGGAGGGATTTCAGGGAGGATTACGAGTTCCAGCCGGGGGATTTCATATTCGCCCAGTGTCTGAGCTTGAGTGATGGCAAGATCGGATTTCAACCTGACGGAATCCCCGTTACCAAATCCCCGGGCGAGAAACCGCTCCTCTCAGCGGCGTATGACGGGAAGGGATGGCTGCTTTTCGTCTGGAGCGCTAAGGTGAAGGAGGATAGCGATATCTTCGGAAGATGGCTCGACGTGAGAGCGAGGTGAAGATGCGTTCAACGTTCCAACGTTTAACGTTCAACGTTCACAGGATATTGCTCGTTTTTGTCCTTCTGACGAGCGGATGTAATCCCCTCTTCTGGCGGGAAGCCCCGAAACCCATCATCGATAAGGAAACGCTTGATCTCATCGGCCGATACTCGTCTCAGGCGCAAAAAGCGGCCAGCTCCGGCGATCTCAAACGGGCTGAGGAGCTGTATATGCGAGCGCTTGTCCTCAACCCGAACTCCGCCGAGCTTCACGCCAAGCTCGCCGGGATCTACGTCGCCCGAGATGAGATCGAGAAGGCGATAGATGAATTCCAGAGATCTCTCACCCTTGACCCCTCGAACGTCCCAAACAGAAATTACCTCGGCTTTCTCTACGAAAAGCTGGGCAGATACCGACGGGCGGCCGAGGAATACGAAAGCGCCCTTGAGGTGAATCCGAAAAACCTCTATGCCCTCATCCACCTCGGTCTTGCCTATAGACAACAGAGGAGGCTGCTTGAGGCGGAGGCCGTGCTTAAAACGGCGGCCAACTTAGACCCCGAATGCAGGAATCCCGACAGCCAAAACCTCTATAACTACCTCGGGCTGGTCTACCA
The genomic region above belongs to Candidatus Poribacteria bacterium and contains:
- the ribD gene encoding bifunctional diaminohydroxyphosphoribosylaminopyrimidine deaminase/5-amino-6-(5-phosphoribosylamino)uracil reductase RibD; the protein is MKKALELAARARGRTSPNPMVGAVIVKDGCIVGEGYHERAGLPHAEVVALEQAGELAKGATLYVTLEPCCHWGRTPPCTRAIIRSGIKKVIVATLDPNPLVSGKGVDELRRNGIEVEIGLMEEEARKLNEFFFKHITTGLPFVILKIAMSLDGKIATATGESRWITSPQSRRMVHGLRDQVDAVMVGIGTVLKDDPQLTTRLPEGEGKDPIRVILDSYARTPPTARVINPRSSAPTIIATTTKADGGKIKALREAGAEVVILNEDEEGRVDLKSLMEYLGGRSIQSLLVEGGSEVAGSMLMKGFVDKVMFFIAPKIIGGADAPTPIGGMGVRRLSEAITLKEVEVKRIGPDILIQGYVERC